One region of Oryza sativa Japonica Group chromosome 5, ASM3414082v1 genomic DNA includes:
- the LOC136356608 gene encoding uncharacterized protein yields the protein MPPKRVMKEKVARRKENDAGPDMAAEEGAEPAAPVAEDGGAQAPSQPPSAPATSVQVPNAADVAKAAAAARALQTKAEILSTSQPVVPQATPSQPAAAPTALAVVQAQVSLDPEAQAEGDMEAMRQNMRRLQDMLRQMQEQQQAYEAARRTKATSAPILQYSAGYVPPQLGLGVSPWNQGPQFDFVNAAQAPTVRQQAPTPGFGTNQAPIQAAMMWSQPIFDPSMAAQQVPLVGAGQPNAMAQPHAQAAISPHRTRSKVR from the exons atgccaccgaagagggtCATGAAGGAGAAGGTTGCCAGGCGGAAGGAGAACGACGCTGGACCGGACATGGCTGCCGAGGAAggagcagagcctgcggcgcccgtggccgaagatggaggagcaCAAGCGCCATCACAACCGCCTTCGGCCCCTGCAACCTCTGTGCAAGTGCCGAACGCGGCCGAcgtggcgaaggcggctgcggcggcaagggcactccagaccaaggcggagatcctttcgacaagccaaCCGGTGGTGCCCCAAGCCACCCCatcgcagccggcagcggccccAACTGCGCTCGCCGTTGTACAGGCCCAAGTCAGCCTTGACCCCGAAGCACAAGCCGAAGGcgacatggaagccatgcggCAGAACATGAGACggctccaagacatgcttcgccaaatgcaagaacaacaacaagcatACGAGGCGGCAAGGCGGACCAAGGCCACGTCGGCTCCAATCCTTCAGTATTCGGCAGGCTATGTCCCACCTCAA CTGGGCCTGGGAGTTTCGCCGTGGAATCAAGGACCGCAGTTCGACTTCGTCAACGCTGCTCAGGCGCCAACCGTTCGGCAGCAAGCTCCGACTCCAGGCTtcggaacaaaccaagcaccaaTTCAAGCTGCCATGATGTGGTCACAGCCAATTTTTGACCCGTCCATGGCGGCTCAGCAAGTACCACTAGTTGGAGCCGGGCAGCCGAACGCCATGGCCCAACCTCACGCACAAGCTGCGATTTCGCCACACCGTACCCGCAGCAAGGTGCGGTAA